CACAGCGCGAATCAGCCGTCACTCGCCTTGCGGCAGAAACCCTGGCTGGCCGATCTGCTGCGGATGCTGCGGCACGCGGCGAAAGCGCGATGCGTCGAAGCCCATTGCATCGAATCGCGCGAGCAGCGAGCGATAAACGTCGTCGCTCATATCGGGCTCGCGCGAGAAAATCCAGCCGAGGCTCTTGTCGCCGAGACCAAGCAGCGTGTAGCGGTAATCGTCGTCCACATAAAGCGTTAGCTGCGTCACATGAACCGGCCAGAAAATGCGTACTTTCCATTCGCCGTTTCCGCTGCCCGGCACGACGCTGTCAACGAAATGGAATTTCGACGGCGACGCGTCGAATGTTCTCTTGCGCGCGGTGTACCGGTCGTCGATCTTTCCATCTTCGCGCAGCGACCAGTCCGTATAGCTGCCGACGTACTTGTTTTCGAGGAAATACGGAATGATCGCGATGACGTACCAGCGGCCCATGTAGCGCGGCAGATCGACGCTTGCGGGCTTTAGCGGAATGTCTGCGCGCGGATTGGGATTAGCCGGCGACTGCGAGCACGCCGACATCAGAATGGCTGTTGCGGCCACGGCGGCCAGTGCCAGAGCAACACGCGCAGCTTTCATCGCATCACCGCTTGTCGAACAGGTAGTGCGCAACACCCCATTCATTGCCTTGCGCGTAGCCAAAGAGTTCGGCCACAGACATGTAGAACATGCGCCAGCGCTGAAGCCAGAGCCGCGCGTTTTCCGCGCCATATGTCAGGATCAGTTCTGGCATCACGCGCTCGCGTGCCTCGTCGAGATTCGCAAGCCATTGCTCCGCCGTGCGCGCGTAGTGCGCGCCGTCGATCCACCACTGCCTGTCGATCCGGAGGTCGTTCTGAAAGTGCAGCAATAGAGCTTCCGATGGCATCGTGCCGCCGGTAAAGAAGTACTTCGACATCCAGTCCGTCGAGTCCCGGTTCTGAAAGTGATAAGCGAGTGTTCGATGCGCGAAAATATGGACGAAGAGTTTCCCATCAGGGCGCATCCAGCGCGCAACGCGCTCCAGCAGAAGGCCATAGTTTTTCATATGCTCGAACATCTCGACCGACAGCACGCGGTCGAAATAACCGGCGCGTAACTCATCTGCGAAATCGATCTGGGCGACGTTGCCCGTCACGACGCGCAGATTCGTGATGCCCGCAGTCGCTGCACGCGCTTCGATGAATTCTCGCTGACTGCGCGAATTCGACAAAGCGACGATTCGGGCATTCGGATAACGCGCGGCCAGCCACAATGCAAGCGCGCCCCAGCCGCAACCGAGATCGAGAATGGTCTGACCGTCTTCGATCCTTGCCCGCTCTGCGTAGAGTGCGAGCATCGCCTGTTCCGCCTGCCCGAGCGTCTCGTCGCCACGCGGATACAGGCAGCACGAATACTTCAGGTGCGCTCCGAGATGGGCCTCGAAGAATGAAGGCGGCAATTCGTAGTGTTGCGTGTTTGCGGCATCGGTTTCGATCGCGATGGGACTCGCGCGCAACTCGTCGAGCAGCGCGTTGAAGCGTTGCGAACGAAGCTCGCCGTCCACTGCGCCTTCTTCGATCAGACGCTGCCGCATCAGGCGGCGCATGCCAAAGCGGATAACGCGATCCGGCACCCATCCGCGCTCGCACGCATGGATGAGCCAGTCTTCCCTGGCAAAAAGCGGCTTGTCCATTGAAGGCTGAGTTGCCGTAACTGTCATGGCGAGCACCGTTCGGGGTATCGGAAGCGTAGTGGGACTCAGCCGCGTCGCGGCGGCCACGGTATCAATGCGCTAGTCTCGCGCATGTACTCGGCGTAACCCGGACGCGAATGGACGAGATGCGCCTCAAGCATCGGCAAGCCTGAGAGCTTCATCAGTAGCCACGCCATGAGCACGGGTGGGAAAAGCGTCAACCACACCCAGGGTGAACCGATCGACAGCGCGACATAAGCAACCCAATGCAGACACTCGAAGAAATAATTCGGGTGCCGCGAATAGCGCCACAAGCCGACCCGGCACACTTCGCCCTGATTCGCAGGATCGGCGACGAAGCGTCTGAGTTGACGGTCCGCCACTGTTTCGCCGCTGACCGAGGCCAGCCAGATCGCTACCGAAGTCGCGACCCATGCAACGGAAGGCTTGTCTGCGCGCCATGCGGGCACGGCGAACGCCAGCGACAGCACCATCGAAATGACCGTCTGAAATTCGAGAAACCAGAACATCTTTCGTCCCGCAGCCGCGCCCCATTGCTCGCGGAAACGGTGATAACGCGGATCTTCGCGTTTGCCCACGTTACGCCGCCACAAATGCCAGCCGAGCCGCGCGCCCCAGATACCCCCGCCCGCCGCAACGAGCGCACGGACAAACGGATCGCCGTCGCTTGCCATGCCGTAGAACACCGAAATTGCGCCCAGCGAGAAAGCCCATATCGGATCGATCATCCCCGCGTTTTCGCTTTTCAGCTGCCATGCCCAGACCGCAGCGAACAGCATGACGAGTACCACGAGCGCGATCGACGCTGCGGCAGCAGGAGACATCAAAAGCTCCTCTAACGTAAATCAGCAGTTGCGTTGTCGACAGGTTATACGTGCGATGACGGCGCGTGGATGCATCGCGGGAAGAGTGTGCGCAAACAGCGTGCCCCCGAAGGGGTCGTGTCGCGGATTTGAATCGGTTCCCCGCGCCTCATGAGGGGCGACTGCATCGCAATGAGGAACCGTTAGATGTGGGGTAACAGAGGAGCGGTTGAAGGAAACGTGTGCATGCACCGCAACAACCCTGACGCGCGAACGCGTCAGGCCGAAGCACGCACTCCGTGGGCAGAGATGAGCTTGCACGCATGCGCCGGCAGCCCCGCAAGCACCGGAACGCCGGGTGCAAGACCCGGAACTTCGCGCGGCGTAGTCGCGGCAGTCAACGTGAAGCCCGCGCATTCGATCGTTGCCTCGAGCGACGCGCCGACGTCGCGAATGAACCGCACCGTGCCCCGGACACAGTTCGTATCGTGGGCGGCATGATCGGCGCCCAGTTGAAGATGCACGTCTTCCGGCCGGATCAGAAGACGAATATCGCCGGACGCAACCGACATCGGCGCCGTGTTGGCAACGACGATCTGCTGCCCGCCCGGCAGACGCACTTTCCCGCTCTCGTCATTTGTTACGGGCAGGATATTGCCAAGGCCAATGAAGTCGGCCACGAATTCACTGACAGGGTCGCGGTAAATATCGAGTGGCTTGCCAACCTGCGCGATACGCCCTTTCTCCATCACGACGATGAGGTCGGCCATGGTCATCGCTTCGCGCTGATCGTGCGTGACCATGATCGTCGTGATGCCCAGACGCTGTTGCAGCAGGCGAATTTCGATCTGCATCGCCTCGCGCAACTTTGCATCGAGGGCAGACAGCGGCTCGTCGAGCAACAGGAGCTTCGGGGACGTCGCAATCGCCCGAGCAATCGCCACGCGCTGCCGCTGGCCGCCGGAAAGCTGGGTAACGGCCCGCCCGGCCATATGCGGCAACTGGATCAGTTCGAGCAGTTCAGCGACCCGCCTCGCCTGCTCGCTCTTGCCCGTCTTGCGCAACTTGAGCGGATACGCAATGTTCTCCGCCACCGTCATATGCGGGAACAACGCGAGCGACTGAAACACCATGCCGAAATCACGCCGGTTCGCGCTCAGGTGCGTGATATCGCGACCGGCGAACATCACCGCTCCCGACGTTGGCTGTTCGAGCCCGGCGATCATCCGCAACAGCGTGGTCTTGCCACAGCCCGACGGTCCGAGAAAGCACACCAGCTTGCCTTCGGGAATCGCGAGGTCGACGTTGTCGACCGCATGCGCGGCACCGAAGCGTTTCGTGACGGCCTGCAGCGTGAGATGAGTCATGACAGTTTCCAGTCCGTTTCGCGACATGGCGCGATGAATGGGATCACAGCGCGATCCCTTTGTCGCCCACCAGCTTTTCGAGCAGCCAGATCAGCGCAAAATCGATTGCGACGACGAACACCGCAAATGAAAACACGGTTGGATCGAGTGAAGACACCGTGCGGCTATACAGCCATACGGGAAGTGTCATCGTGTCGATGCCATACAGAAAGAACGTCACCGTGAATTCGTTGAACGAGATGATGAACGCGAACAGCATGCCCGCGAGAATGCCCGGCCGCATCAGCGGCAACACGACATCGACAAGCGCGCGTCGCGGGCTCGCGCCCATCACGTAAGCAGCCTCTTCGAACTCCGGCCCGATCGACGCCACCGACGCCGCGCAATTCTTCACCGTGAACGGCAACGCGAGAATCACGTGGGCGATGATCAGCCGGAACACGCCGAGTTCGACGGGTAGCACGTTGAACACCAGCAGCAGCGACAGTCCCAGCATGACCAGCGGATACACGAGCGGCAGCGCGACCAGTTGCTCGACGAGCCGCTTGCCGCGAAAACGGTAGCGGCTCAACGCGTACGCGGCGGGCACGGAAACCAGCGTCGCAATGATCATCGTCGACACGGCGACGAGCAGACTCGTTCCGAGCGCCGCGCCCATCGACAGCGCATCGCTTGCGTCAGGCGAAACGAACGTGTGCCACGCCGCGCGATACCACCGAAGGTTGTACGCATGCGGCGGAAATTCAAGCGTATCCGCCGCGCTGAACGACATCGTGATCATCGTCAGAATGGGGAGCGCCGCGAGAAACAGCACGATCGCAGCCGACAGGGCCGCCACCTTGCCAAGCCGGCCCGGCATCGTCGAGGATGGCCTCAGCGCGCCCAACGGCCGGCGAGGCAACACACCTTGCGTACTCATCAGGCAGAACCCTCCAGACGCTGCATGCGGCGCAGCAGCCATTGAGACAGCGCCATCAGCGCAAGCGTGGCGACCATCAGCACGACGCCCGATGCCGACGCCGCAGGCCAGTTCAACAGCGGCGAGACCTGGTCGTGAACCAGCACCGCGAGCATGGGGACGCGTCGTCCACCGAGCAACAGCGGCACTGCGAACGCACTCGCGTTGTACGCGAACACGAGCAGCGCGCCTGATACGATGCCGGGCATCGCGAGCGGCAGCACGATGTCGCGCATGGTTTGCCAACGGGTCGCGCCGAGCGTCGCCGCAGCCTCTTCATACGAAACGGAAATCGCACGCATCGCGCTCGATATCGGCAGCACGGCCAGCGGAAACGCCGTCTGGATCAGACCGAGCAACACGCCATGTTCGCGATAGAGCCACATGACGGGACGCGACACGAGACCGCTGCCGAGCAACGCATGGTTGAGCAAGCCGGCGGGGCCGAGGATCACGAGCCACCCGTAGCCCTGCAACAGCAGATTGACGAGCAGCGGCAGCAGCACGCCCGCGAGCAGCAGGCGCCGCACAAGGCGCGACTCGGTACGCGCCATTGCAAGCGCAACGGGAATAGCGAGCAGTACGGCGCACACCATGCTTTGAAAAGCGAGCCGCAGCGTCAGCCACAGCGACTTCACGAAGTAACTGTCGGCGAGTTCGACATAGTTATGCAGCGTGTACGCGTGCCACTCGTTCCCTGAGACGCCGAAACTCATTCGCACCACGACCAGCGCGGCGGCGGCGAGCACGGCGAGAAACACGAGAATTGGCGCAAGCAGCAGCCACGGCCTCGCGCGCGCGGACACGCTGTCGGCACCGCTCGCGGCGTGCCCGTCGGGCACGCCTGTCGACCCAGCCGGCGCGACGTCAGCGCGCCCGCGCCGCGAAAAGAGCGCGGGCATTCCGTTCATGCCGAGAAGATCTCCGTGTAACGCTTGATCCACGCTGGCTGTACGGCCGCGAGCGCCTTGTCGTCATGCAACACCGCTTTTTCGGCGATCTGCTTCGGGCTCGGCACATAGGCGCTGCTCTCGGCGGGAATCATGGCCTTTGAGTTGACCGGGCCATTCAGGACATCGGCGGCCATCCGGCCCTGCACGCCTGCATCGAGCGAATGGTTGATGAATGCGTGGATCAGGTCGGCATCGCCCGGGTGCGCCTTCGGAATGACGGTGAACATCAGTTGCGTCGCGAAGCCTTCCTTCATCCCGTAGGTCACGCCCATCTTGTACTCCGGCTTGCGGATCTGAGCGGGGAAAAACGCGGGTGAATAAATGCCGCCGATATCGAGTGACCCCGTGCGAAACAGATCGGCAACCTGATTCGGGTTTTCACCGAGCGTCATCACACGATCTTTCAGTTGCGCAAGCTTCTTGAAACCCGGCTCGATGTTCTGCTGCGAACCGCCTGCGAGCTTTGCAGCGATGATCGCAAGATCGACCGCCTCGGCCCACTCCGGCGGCGGCAGGAAAATGCGCCCAGCGTACTTCGGGTCCCACAGCGCTTCGTACGAGTCGGGCGGCGTCTTGACCGTCGACGTGTTGTAAATCAGGCCGTCCGACCAGAGCAGATAGCCGACGCCGAAGCCGTTCGCGCCCGTGCGGTACTGCGCCGCCACGTCTTTCAG
The Paraburkholderia terrae genome window above contains:
- a CDS encoding ABC transporter permease; this translates as MSTQGVLPRRPLGALRPSSTMPGRLGKVAALSAAIVLFLAALPILTMITMSFSAADTLEFPPHAYNLRWYRAAWHTFVSPDASDALSMGAALGTSLLVAVSTMIIATLVSVPAAYALSRYRFRGKRLVEQLVALPLVYPLVMLGLSLLLVFNVLPVELGVFRLIIAHVILALPFTVKNCAASVASIGPEFEEAAYVMGASPRRALVDVVLPLMRPGILAGMLFAFIISFNEFTVTFFLYGIDTMTLPVWLYSRTVSSLDPTVFSFAVFVVAIDFALIWLLEKLVGDKGIAL
- a CDS encoding DUF1295 domain-containing protein, which gives rise to MSPAAAASIALVVLVMLFAAVWAWQLKSENAGMIDPIWAFSLGAISVFYGMASDGDPFVRALVAAGGGIWGARLGWHLWRRNVGKREDPRYHRFREQWGAAAGRKMFWFLEFQTVISMVLSLAFAVPAWRADKPSVAWVATSVAIWLASVSGETVADRQLRRFVADPANQGEVCRVGLWRYSRHPNYFFECLHWVAYVALSIGSPWVWLTLFPPVLMAWLLMKLSGLPMLEAHLVHSRPGYAEYMRETSALIPWPPRRG
- a CDS encoding lipocalin family protein, encoding MKAARVALALAAVAATAILMSACSQSPANPNPRADIPLKPASVDLPRYMGRWYVIAIIPYFLENKYVGSYTDWSLREDGKIDDRYTARKRTFDASPSKFHFVDSVVPGSGNGEWKVRIFWPVHVTQLTLYVDDDYRYTLLGLGDKSLGWIFSREPDMSDDVYRSLLARFDAMGFDASRFRRVPQHPQQIGQPGFLPQGE
- a CDS encoding ABC transporter substrate-binding protein; the encoded protein is MQDIKRGRRQAIKTIGAALAASTLPMPFINVRAQQQQNFSGKTLRLLTWSDDTGTAALRNIAATFTAKTGAKVIADRADGTSGMVAKVKAAGDRPTYDVITLAGVGASGLGDAGLLVKPDLDKLPNLKDVAAQYRTGANGFGVGYLLWSDGLIYNTSTVKTPPDSYEALWDPKYAGRIFLPPPEWAEAVDLAIIAAKLAGGSQQNIEPGFKKLAQLKDRVMTLGENPNQVADLFRTGSLDIGGIYSPAFFPAQIRKPEYKMGVTYGMKEGFATQLMFTVIPKAHPGDADLIHAFINHSLDAGVQGRMAADVLNGPVNSKAMIPAESSAYVPSPKQIAEKAVLHDDKALAAVQPAWIKRYTEIFSA
- a CDS encoding ABC transporter ATP-binding protein; this encodes MTHLTLQAVTKRFGAAHAVDNVDLAIPEGKLVCFLGPSGCGKTTLLRMIAGLEQPTSGAVMFAGRDITHLSANRRDFGMVFQSLALFPHMTVAENIAYPLKLRKTGKSEQARRVAELLELIQLPHMAGRAVTQLSGGQRQRVAIARAIATSPKLLLLDEPLSALDAKLREAMQIEIRLLQQRLGITTIMVTHDQREAMTMADLIVVMEKGRIAQVGKPLDIYRDPVSEFVADFIGLGNILPVTNDESGKVRLPGGQQIVVANTAPMSVASGDIRLLIRPEDVHLQLGADHAAHDTNCVRGTVRFIRDVGASLEATIECAGFTLTAATTPREVPGLAPGVPVLAGLPAHACKLISAHGVRASA
- a CDS encoding SAM-dependent methyltransferase, coding for MTVTATQPSMDKPLFAREDWLIHACERGWVPDRVIRFGMRRLMRQRLIEEGAVDGELRSQRFNALLDELRASPIAIETDAANTQHYELPPSFFEAHLGAHLKYSCCLYPRGDETLGQAEQAMLALYAERARIEDGQTILDLGCGWGALALWLAARYPNARIVALSNSRSQREFIEARAATAGITNLRVVTGNVAQIDFADELRAGYFDRVLSVEMFEHMKNYGLLLERVARWMRPDGKLFVHIFAHRTLAYHFQNRDSTDWMSKYFFTGGTMPSEALLLHFQNDLRIDRQWWIDGAHYARTAEQWLANLDEARERVMPELILTYGAENARLWLQRWRMFYMSVAELFGYAQGNEWGVAHYLFDKR
- a CDS encoding ABC transporter permease produces the protein MNGMPALFSRRGRADVAPAGSTGVPDGHAASGADSVSARARPWLLLAPILVFLAVLAAAALVVVRMSFGVSGNEWHAYTLHNYVELADSYFVKSLWLTLRLAFQSMVCAVLLAIPVALAMARTESRLVRRLLLAGVLLPLLVNLLLQGYGWLVILGPAGLLNHALLGSGLVSRPVMWLYREHGVLLGLIQTAFPLAVLPISSAMRAISVSYEEAAATLGATRWQTMRDIVLPLAMPGIVSGALLVFAYNASAFAVPLLLGGRRVPMLAVLVHDQVSPLLNWPAASASGVVLMVATLALMALSQWLLRRMQRLEGSA